In the genome of Cryptomeria japonica chromosome 8, Sugi_1.0, whole genome shotgun sequence, one region contains:
- the LOC131067045 gene encoding probable receptor-like protein kinase At3g17420 encodes MVPTNKYLLHNQNYYCFILSCKFFIAYKIVTRFMYNHLPTGLSFNQELVPTQIYTNLTLDQIAYIKSNCHESHQIGEGSFARVCRWIFQGKDLAINKFYAWCIEAHKSYLAFMYIDGCTLDDYLRGNCIGSTYSWKKSFRMIMGIAKGIEFLHLNKIIHVDIKPQNIMVDAKDDEAKLVDFGFSRHVDWEGTHQSTDKIIGTKGYWAPDYCWNNKLSYKHDVYSFGIVVLEIITGQKHVDQARSSSQFHIPGYVRHMIENNRFEETVDTKLKQDGWDIFVLGEAFTVANITLRCAHPDKAGRPDMNLVVTELNSMVSSAYNHISL; translated from the exons ATGGTTCCCACAAATAAGTACCTACTACACAATCAGAACTACTACTGTT TTATACTGTCATGTAAATTCTTCATCGCGTACAAGATCGTGACAAGATTCATGTACAATC ATTTGCCTACAGGTCTATCCTTCAACCAAGAACTGGTGCCTACACAAATTTATACAAACCTCACATTAGATCAGATAGCTTATATCAAAAGCAATTGCCATGAGTCTCACCAAATCGGGGAAGGAAGCTTTGCACGAGTTTGTCGGTGGATATTCCAGGGTAAAGATTTGGCAATAAACAAGTTCTATGCTTGGTGTATAGAAGCCCATAAATCCTACTTGGCCTTCATGTATATAGATGGATGTACTCTGGATGACTATTTGAGAGGAAATTGTATAGGTTCTACCTACAGCTGGAAGAAGAGCTTCCGAATGATAATGGGTATAGCCAAGGGAATTGAATTTTTACACCTGAATAAGATCATTCATGTTGATATCAAGCCGCAGAATATTATGGTGGACGCTAAAGATGACGAGGCAAAGCTTGTTGATTTTGGGTTTTCTAGGCATGTGGATTGGGAAGGCACACACCAGTCAACTGATAAAATAATAGGTACTAAAGGCTATTGGGCTCCAGACTATTGCTGGAATAACAAGCTTTCTTATAAACATGATGTTTATAGCTTTGGAATTGTTGTATTGGAGATAATAACAGGTCAGAAGCATGTTGATCAAGCAAGAAGTTCCAGTCAGTTCCATATTCCAGGATACGTAAGGCACATGATAGAGAACAACCGTTTTGAAGAAACTGTAGACACTAAACTTAAACAGGATGGGTGGGACATCTTTGTTTTAGGGGAAGCATTCACTGTTGCAAACATAACCCTCAGATGTGCTCATCCTGATAAGGCCGGAAGACCCGATATGAATCTTGTGGTCACAGAACTCAATTCGATGGTGAGCAGCGCCTACAACCATATTAGTCtatga